One Cucurbita pepo subsp. pepo cultivar mu-cu-16 chromosome LG09, ASM280686v2, whole genome shotgun sequence DNA window includes the following coding sequences:
- the LOC111802236 gene encoding E3 ubiquitin-protein ligase ARIH1-like isoform X1 yields MKASFILLAILLSLLMLLNFSHAAAEENVAELHLGQGGGGGGGGGGGGATKNGEEDEEEKFKFLHHHKPFFKKPFKPIPLKHPILKKPIHVHPILKKPFNPPVFHSHP; encoded by the exons ATGAAGgcttctttcattcttcttgCCATTCTCCTCTCCTTGCTTATGCTTCTCAACTTCAGCCATGCAGCAGCAGAGGAAAATGTGGCTGAACTCCATCTTGGCCAAG gtggcggtggcggtggcggtggtggcggtggcggagCAAccaaaaatggagaagaagatgaagaagagaagTTCAAGTTTCTTCATCACCACAAGCCATTCTTCAAGAAGCCATTTAAGCCAATTCCATTGAAGCATCCCATTCTGAAGAAGCCAATCCATGTTCATCCAATTCTGAAGAAGCCATTTAACCCACCAGTCTTCCACAGCCATCCTTGA
- the LOC111802236 gene encoding uncharacterized protein LOC111802236 isoform X2 produces MKASFILLAILLSLLMLLNFSHAAAEENVAELHLGQGGGGGGGGGGATKNGEEDEEEKFKFLHHHKPFFKKPFKPIPLKHPILKKPIHVHPILKKPFNPPVFHSHP; encoded by the exons ATGAAGgcttctttcattcttcttgCCATTCTCCTCTCCTTGCTTATGCTTCTCAACTTCAGCCATGCAGCAGCAGAGGAAAATGTGGCTGAACTCCATCTTGGCCAAGGT ggcggtggcggtggtggcggtggcggagCAAccaaaaatggagaagaagatgaagaagagaagTTCAAGTTTCTTCATCACCACAAGCCATTCTTCAAGAAGCCATTTAAGCCAATTCCATTGAAGCATCCCATTCTGAAGAAGCCAATCCATGTTCATCCAATTCTGAAGAAGCCATTTAACCCACCAGTCTTCCACAGCCATCCTTGA
- the LOC111802025 gene encoding F-box protein CPR1-like, with amino-acid sequence MATLKNLPTELLIMILSRLPLKTLSSFKLVCKFWYALINDPTNCSLQHKSILLKHIIPDGRSCKHIHSILKFSHDLDRSISIINFNLPFDKDNPFSDICGHSHGLVCLSDDKDVFLLNPTTREFRKLPSSILHYTGPDHELHSWNLKTVGFGYDSKSRDLKVVRVVEFVHIYDSDGPTRMEIYDLRKDRWREIESPLPDHLMSICSFDIYHEGKYYWWSRNIIGSNIIQTFDISEEVFDEISVPDSLSYEDNVYISIGILNGNIVILRTFYHRIIEKEKDIYVWERKKDEDGVVSWSKLFTIGPSFGIERSLLAVSSDELLMETKERQLIFYNIKTQRVKPIPIKGLGGYFCATLFENSLVSVKRGHNMLYEF; translated from the coding sequence ATGGCAACTCTAAAAAATCTCCCTACAGAATTGTTGATCATGATCCTATCGAGACTTCCGCTAAAGACTTTATCCTCATTCAAGTTAGTTTGCAAATTCTGGTATGCTCTTATCAACGATCCTACAAATTGTTCTCTCCAACATAAGTCTATTCTTCTCAAGCATATCATACCCGATGGTAGATCATGTAAACATATACACTCCATCCTCAAGTTTTCCCATGACCTCGATCGATCTATATCTATTATCAATTTCAACTTGCCATTTGATAAAGATAATCCGTTTTCCGACATTTGTGGCCATTCTCATGGCTTGGTTTGTCTATCGGACGATAAGgatgttttccttttgaatcCGACGACTAGAGAGTTTCGTAAACTCCCTTCGTCGATTCTTCACTACACTGGACCTGATCATGAACTTCATTCTTGGAACTTAAAGACGGTTGGGTTCGGATACGATTCCAAATCTAGAGATTTGAAAGTGGTTAGGGTTGTAGAATTTGTGCACATATACGATTCAGATGGTCCAACTAGAATGGAAATTTATGACTTGAGAAAAGATAGATGGAGGGAAATTGAATCCCCTCTCCCTGACCATTTAATGTCGATCTGTTCTTTTGATATATATCATGAAGGAAAATATTATTGGTGGTCACGAAATATAATAGGAAGTAATATCATACAAACGTTCGACATTAGCGAAGAAGTTTTTGACGAAATTTCAGTACCGGACAGTTTATCGTATGAGGATAACGTGTATATAAGTATTGGGATTTTAAATGGAAACATTGTTATACTTCGTACATTTTACCATCGAATAatagagaaggaaaaggacATATACGTTTGGGAGAGGAAGAAGGATGAAGATGGTGTTGTTTCATGGTCAAAGCTATTCACAATTGGTCCGTCGTTTGGAATTGAGAGGTCATTGTTGGCAGTGAGTTCAGATGAACTTTTAATGGAGACCAAAGAAAGacaattgattttttataatattaaaactcAACGAGTCAAACCTATTCCAATAAAAGGGCTTGGAGGCTACTTTTGTGCAACTTTATTTGAGAATAGTTTAGTATCTGTGAAAAGAGGACATAATATGTTATATGAGTTTTAA
- the LOC111801892 gene encoding ribonuclease MC-like isoform X1, with translation MFITTSPSLPFSTSSAMAFIPSNLLPICISLLLFFNSVYSFDYFQMVLQWPPATCKTKDVVCYTAPPKMFTIHGLWPSYFSGDMVVCTSKAKLDPTKQLAPLKTQLEMYWPDVISGDHETFWKHEWDKHGKCSLFTQYQYFEVSLRIRLNSTFNILAILNAAHLNPDVNISLNYLVVENAIKIAIGKRPALHCNKDTSKQKQLFEIILCFDTDAVTLIDCSSELRTSCITLSTIHDEL, from the exons ATGTTCATCACCACATCTCCCTCTCTTCCTTTCTCTACTTCTTCTGCTATGGCCTTTATTCCCTCCAATCTTCTCCCCATTTGCATCTCActccttttgtttttcaattctgTGTATTCCTTCGACTACTTTCAAATGGTTTTACAATGGCCGCCCGCTACTTGTAAGACTAAAGATGTAGTCTGTTATACTGCACCTCCTAAGATGTTCACCATACATGGTCTCTGGCCTAGTTATTTCTCGGGGGATATGGTTGTTTGTACTTCTAAGGCAAAATTGGACCCAACAAAACAG CTTGCTCCACTCAAAACACAGCTAGAAATGTATTGGCCAGACGTGATAAGCGGCGACCATGAAACATTTTGGAAACACGAATGGGATAAGCACGGTAAATGTTCATTATTTACccaatatcaatattttgaaGTATCTCTCCGTATTCGATTGAACTCTACCTTCAATATATTAGCCATCTTGAATGCCGCCCATCTTAACCCGGATGTCAACATATCTCTGAATTATCTTGTTGTTGAAAATGCTATTAAGATTGCAATAGGAAAAAGGCCTGCCCTCCACTGCAACAAGGATACATCTAAACAGAAACAATTATtcgaaattattttatgttttgataCGGATGCAGTGACTTTGATCGATTGTAGCTCAGAACTTAGAACAAGTTGCATAACTCTTTCCACGATTCACGATGaattgtag
- the LOC111801892 gene encoding ribonuclease S-6-like isoform X2, with the protein MFITTSPSLPFSTSSAMAFIPSNLLPICISLLLFFNSVYSFDYFQMVLQWPPATCKTKDVVCYTAPPKMFTIHGLWPSYFSGDMVVCTSKAKLDPTKQLAPLKTQLEMYWPDVISGDHETFWKHEWDKHDCNRKKACPPLQQGYI; encoded by the exons ATGTTCATCACCACATCTCCCTCTCTTCCTTTCTCTACTTCTTCTGCTATGGCCTTTATTCCCTCCAATCTTCTCCCCATTTGCATCTCActccttttgtttttcaattctgTGTATTCCTTCGACTACTTTCAAATGGTTTTACAATGGCCGCCCGCTACTTGTAAGACTAAAGATGTAGTCTGTTATACTGCACCTCCTAAGATGTTCACCATACATGGTCTCTGGCCTAGTTATTTCTCGGGGGATATGGTTGTTTGTACTTCTAAGGCAAAATTGGACCCAACAAAACAG CTTGCTCCACTCAAAACACAGCTAGAAATGTATTGGCCAGACGTGATAAGCGGCGACCATGAAACATTTTGGAAACACGAATGGGATAAGCACG ATTGCAATAGGAAAAAGGCCTGCCCTCCACTGCAACAAGGATACATCTAA
- the LOC111801891 gene encoding annexin-like protein RJ4, with amino-acid sequence MATLRVPDDVPSPNADAEAIKAALKGWGTDEKAIVAVLGYRNAGQRRQIRIAYEQLFEEDLIKRFESELSGHLERAVYRWVLDPEDRDAVLAHVALRKPSEDFAVLVEFSCIYSPEEFLGVRRAYQHRYKRSLEEDVAANTHDEFRKLLVGLVSSYRYNGDEIDSKLAKSEAEILERAVKDKNFHHEDVIRILTTRSRSQLIGVFNCYKDANGITLSKQLGEDRAANAFTEALKTVIRCINNPIKYYEKVVRNAIKKVGKSDEDELTRVVVTRAEKDLRQIKEAYHKRNSVTLDDAVSKETSGDYKHFILALLGNQADD; translated from the exons ATGGCCACTCTTCGTGTTCCTGACGATGTTCCTTCCCCGAATGCCGATGCAGAAGCCATTAAAGCCGCTCTCAAAG GGTGGGGGACTGATGAGAAGGCCATCGTCGCGGTGCTTGGCTATAGAAATGCAGGTCAGAGGAGGCAAATCAGGATTGCTTACGAACAGCTTTTTGAAGAGGATCTTATTAAACGCTTTGAATCTGAGCTCTCTGGCCACCTCgag AGAGCTGTGTACCGATGGGTTCTAGATCCAGAAGACAGAGACGCTGTGTTGGCGCACGTAGCCCTAAGGAAGCCAAGTGAGGATTTCGCAGTGcttgttgaattttcttgcATTTACTCTCCTGAAGAGTTCTTGGGTGTTAGAAGGGCGTATCAACACCGTTACAAGCGTTCATTGGAGGAAGATGTTGCCGCCAACACTCACGACGAATTTCGCAAG CTGTTGGTGGGATTAGTGAGTTCATATCGTTACAATGGAGATGAGATCGATTCAAAACTAGCCAAATCAGAAGCTGAGATACTTGAACGTGCAGTCAAAGATAAGAATTTCCATCATGAAGATGTCATAAGGATCCTAACCACAAGGAGTAGGTCACAGCTTATTGGAGTTTTCAATTGCTACAAAGATGCCAATGGCATTACCCTCTCCAAG CAATTGGGTGAAGACCGTGCAGCCAATGCGTTCACTGAAGCTCTAAAAACTGTGATTCGATGCATTAATAACCCTATCAAATACTATGAGAAG GTAGTGCGAAATGCAATCAAGAAGGTTGGGAAGAGCGACGAGGATGAATTGACTCGAGTGGTGGTGACGAGGGCGGAGAAAGACCTGAGGCAGATAAAGGAGGCTTATCACAAGAGAAACAGTGTTACCCTTGATGATGCTGTGTCCAAGGAAACCTCTGGTGACTACAAGCACTTCATCCTTGCTCTTTTGGGTAACCAAGCTGATGATTAA